One Canis lupus familiaris isolate Mischka breed German Shepherd chromosome 20, alternate assembly UU_Cfam_GSD_1.0, whole genome shotgun sequence genomic region harbors:
- the RTBDN gene encoding retbindin precursor, which translates to MANRGHTQPRALAWALGLTLVWILLGACGGSRPLPALSRRHHRLAADLGTGQLHLAEMDTPEASGPGMVSEHCGKPSPGCESFLGHLQVALHNRFRLLLLGIRQAQPLCSELCDIWFATCESDITCGPTWLPLLEKRGCEPRCTTYEQTFADGADLCRSVLGYALPVAAPGADHCLNISISVLPGSRQERKAQEVTFPRSRRSRTWILDAPGSGSGSGSGSGP; encoded by the exons ATGGCCAACAGGGGCCACACTCAACCCAGGGccctggcctgggccctgggacTGACCCTGGTATGGATCCTGCTGGGTGCCTGTGGAGGGAGCCGCCCACTCCCAGCTTTGTCCCGAAGACACCATAGGCTGGCGGCAGATCTTGGCACAGGCCAGCTGCACCTTGCAG AGATGGACACACCAGAGGCATCGGGCCCTGGGATGGTCTCAGAACACTGTGGGAAGCCGAGCCCCGG GTGCGAATCCTTTCTGGGACACCTCCAAGTCGCCCTCCACAATCGCTTCCGCCTGTTGTTACTGGGGATACGCCAGGCGCAGCCGCTCTGTTCAGAGCTCTGCGACATCTG GTTTGCCACGTGTGAAAGTGATATTACCTGCGGTCCGACTTGGCTCCCACTCCTAGAAAAGAGGGGCTGTGAGCCTCGCTGCACTACCTACGAGCAG ACCTTCGCTGACGGGGCGGACCTTTGCCGCTCGGTTCTGGGCTACGCCCTACCAGTGGCCGCTCCTGGCGCCGATCACTGCCTCAACATTTCCATCTCGGTACTGCCGGGGTCCAGACAGGAACGGAAGGCCCAGGAAGTCACCTTCCCGCGTTCCCGCCGCTCACGCACCTGGATCCTGGATGCTCCCGGCAGCGGGAGCGGCAGTGGAAGCGGCAGCGGCCCTTAG